Proteins from a single region of Crassaminicella profunda:
- a CDS encoding 4Fe-4S binding protein: MKSYKINKNKCISCQHCVNVCPVGAISGEIKEGFTIDQAKCIKCGKCKEVCRFNAIIENM, translated from the coding sequence ATGAAGAGCTATAAAATTAATAAAAATAAATGTATCAGCTGCCAACATTGTGTAAACGTCTGCCCTGTAGGAGCTATTAGTGGTGAAATTAAAGAAGGCTTTACTATTGATCAAGCGAAATGCATAAAATGCGGAAAATGCAAGGAGGTTTGTCGCTTTAATGCCATCATCGAAAATATGTAA